In a genomic window of Narcine bancroftii isolate sNarBan1 chromosome 7, sNarBan1.hap1, whole genome shotgun sequence:
- the LOC138739281 gene encoding neuromedin-S-like isoform X5, with product MLQLNLRVQATEKGTPHQFENYSKEWDNNMGENLDWCFTHLRALQILPQMTKFVADFCNDILQNMPRNENDDSEAMYKRFLFHYSKAHTPHLKNTITALHPLLHLAPKLMERKMDRKGKIQHFPVKYGKRGLSKCSTEKTACTNRIQQKAS from the exons GGACTCCAcatcaatttgaaaattattcCAAAGAGTGGGACAACAATATGGGAGAG AATTTAGATTGGTGTTTCACTCACTTGAGAGCACTTCAGATACTGCCTCAG ATGACTAAATTTGTAGCAGACTTTTGCAATGACATCCTACAAAATATGCCAAGAAATGAG aatgaTGACAGCGAGGCTATGTATAAAAGA TTTttgtttcattactccaaagcaCACACACCACATCTAAAAAATACA ATTACAGCCCTTCATCCCTTACTGCATCTTGCTCCAAaacttatggaaaggaaaatggaCA GAAAAGGAAAAATACAACATTTCCCTGTAAAATATGGAAAAAGGGGTTTGAGCAAATGTTCTACAG AAAAAACAGCTTGCACAAACCGAATTCAACAAAAAG CCTCTTAA
- the LOC138739281 gene encoding neuromedin-U-like isoform X6: protein MGENLDWCFTHLRALQILPQMTKFVADFCNDILQNMPRNENDDSEAMYKRFLFHYSKAHTPHLKNTITALHPLLHLAPKLMERKMDRKGKIQHFPVKYGKRGLSKCSTEKTACTNRIQQKAS, encoded by the exons ATGGGAGAG AATTTAGATTGGTGTTTCACTCACTTGAGAGCACTTCAGATACTGCCTCAG ATGACTAAATTTGTAGCAGACTTTTGCAATGACATCCTACAAAATATGCCAAGAAATGAG aatgaTGACAGCGAGGCTATGTATAAAAGA TTTttgtttcattactccaaagcaCACACACCACATCTAAAAAATACA ATTACAGCCCTTCATCCCTTACTGCATCTTGCTCCAAaacttatggaaaggaaaatggaCA GAAAAGGAAAAATACAACATTTCCCTGTAAAATATGGAAAAAGGGGTTTGAGCAAATGTTCTACAG AAAAAACAGCTTGCACAAACCGAATTCAACAAAAAG CCTCTTAA
- the LOC138739281 gene encoding uncharacterized protein isoform X3, producing MGWGIAALQPSWMKCWPWWRIMSRVSSSTRYSLNRCQKISSSICPKKTFPTPARPQPRQMPSGMQNKRIRQPSAKSPSWGPAIRRIPISTSRRKPSQQGYMLGQWDQQHLTDDDGNKLDQPTANDNCGLGKTAPTLRDPSDDTLPATSILVPWQSRRTIRPPDRYRRETCMHYPSLFTHPGKKQLAQTEFNKKPLNGRNLYVYS from the exons atgggttggggaattgcagcccttcagccctcatggatgaaatgctggccctggtggaGGATCATGAGCCGTGTTTCctcttccaccagatattccttgaacagatgccaaAAGATATCCAGCTCCATCTGTCCGAAGAAGACTTTTCCGACCCCCGCAAGGCCGCAGCCCaggcagatgccctctggcatGCAAAACAAGAGAATAAGGCAGCCTTCAGCCAAGTCTCCAAGCTGGGGCCCCGCCATCCGTAGGATACCCATAAGCACAAGCCGGAGGAAACCCAGTCAACAAG GTTACATGCTGGGACAGTGGGACCAGCAGCACCTCACGGATGACGATGGCAATAAACTGGACCAGCCTACGGCCAACGATAACTGTGGACTAGGCAAAACTGCACCCACACTCAGGGACCCCAGCGATGATACTCTGCCAGCTACTTCGATCTTGGTGCCATGGCAATCACGTCGGACAATCAGGCCACCCGACCGCTACAGACGTGAAACCTGCATGCATTACCCCTCTCTTTTTActcaccccggg AAAAAACAGCTTGCACAAACCGAATTCAACAAAAAG CCTCTTAATGGAAGAAATCTATATGTATACTCGTGA